Part of the Kitasatospora sp. NBC_00374 genome is shown below.
GGGTAGGGTGTCGGCCGTCCGGTGGTGCGTGACCTGCGCGCGTCGGCTCGCCCTGCTCGGTGATCGGCCGGACCGCGCACGTACATGAACGTCCCGGCTTCGGGCAGGCGCTCCACGAGGGCGTCTTCGGAGCCGGGTCCGCCCGGTCGAACGGCCCACCCGGTCGCTCGGCCGGCCCGGTCGAGCGGCCCGGCCGAGCGGGAGGTGGTGAGCAGATGGTGGCGCACACGCCCACCGGGGTGCCGCCCGCCCGGCCGCGGGCACGGTTGCGGCTGCGGGTCCTGCTGGCGGTCGTCTGGCAGAGCGGGCGCGAGGTCGAGCTGATGCGGCGGGCGATGGGGTTCGCGGCGCTGGGCTTCGTGACGCTGGTTCCGCTGCTGATCGTGGTGGCGGCGGCCTCTCCGGTGCACGGCACGGGGTTCGCCGACTGGGTGGTCGACGGGCTCGGCCTGTCGGGGCGCTCGGCCGAGGCCGTCCGACAGCTGTTCTCATCGCCGCGCCGGGTGCTGGGCACCGCCACGGCGCTGAGCCTCGCGGCCTGTGCCGTCTTCGGCGTCTCCTTCATGTCCTGTCTGCAGACCGGATACGAGCGGATCTGGGGGCTGGAGGCGGCGGCCTGGCACTCGGTGTGGCGGCAGGCGGTCGGCCTGGCAGGGCTGATCGGCTTCCTGCTGGCCGCCGCCTGGAGCGCGGTGCCGCTGGAGCGCACCGGCGCCCAGCCGTCGCTGCGGCTGGCGGTCACGGTGGGCGGCGGGGTGGTGTTCTTCTGGTGGATCCAGTGGCTGCTGCTGGGCGGCCGGGTGCCCTGGCGCTCCCTCCTCCCGGGGGCGCTGGCGACCGTCTGCGCGCTGGTGGGGCTGAGGGTCTTCTCGCGGCTGGTGTTCTCACCGCTGATCGTCTCCAGCGCGCTGTCGTACGGGGCGATCGGGACGGTGCTGGTGGTGCAGTCCTGGCTGATCGGGGTGGGGTTCTCGGTCTTCGCGGGGTCGCTGGCCGGGCACGCGCTGTGGGTGGCGCGGCTCGGGCGGCGGTGGCGGGGTGGCCGGCCGCAGTGACCGTCCCCGGCGCGGCGGGCCGGGTGACCGGCCTCCGTTCGGGCTCTTGGTCCCGCCGACGCTGGCCGTCGGTCCCGCTCGGGCCCCCGGTCACAACCGGCGCTGATCCGCCCTCACCGGATCCGTCGGCACCCGTACGGCCCGGCCGCCGCGCGGCCCCCGCCGCCTTCCGCGCCGAACCGGGGTATCCCCCTGTGACCTGCGACGACGCCGACGCTACCCTCGTGATCCAGCCGGAACGGCCTGGCCCCGACCGGAAGCCGGGCGGCGGCCCGCGTGGCCGGCTGGTCGGAGTCCGTCCGGATCCGGTCGATGAATCCGCCGCGTGATTTCTGTGATCCGGCCGGCCCGCTCGGGTCTCCGGTTCACGGGGACTCGACGGTCGGACGAGTGAGGACAGCGGATGTACGTGGACACTGAGGTCGGGACGGCGGTGGTCGTTGCCGCGCAGGCCGGTGACGAGGACGCGCGGGACAGGCTGCTCGCGGCCTGCCTGCCTTTGCTCTACAACGTCGTCGGCCGGGCGATGAACGGCCACAGCGAGGTCGACGACGTGGTGCAGGAGACCATGGTCCGGGTCGTCAGCGGGCTCCGCGGGCTCCGCGACCCCGAGTCCTTCCGCTCCTGGATGGTCGCCGTCGCCATGAACGAGGTCCGCCGCCGCTGGACGGCCCGGCAGAACACCGTCGCCGCCCCCCTGGACACCCTGGAGGGGACCCGCGAGGTCGCCGACCCCGGGTCCGACTTCGTCGGGCTCACGATCCTGCGGCTGGGCCTGTCCGGGCAGCGCAAGGAGGTCGCCGAGGCCACCCGCTGGCTGGACGACGGCGACCGCGACCTGCTCTCGCTCTGGTGGCTGGAGACCGCCGGCGAGCTCACCCGGGAGGAACTGGCCGCCGCCCTGGACCTGTCCCGCCAGCACGCTGCGGTCCGGGTGCAGCGGATGAAGGAGCAGCTGGAGCTGGGCCGGGTGGTGGTGCGGGCGCTCTCGGCCGACCCGCGCTGCCCCGAGCTCACCTCGCTCGTAGCCCCCTGGGACGGCAGCCCCGGCGCCCTGTGGCGCAAGCGAATAGCCCGGCACACCCGCGGCTGCGCGATCTGCTCCGGTCACCAGCGGGACCTGATGCCGGCCGAGGGCCTGCTCGCGGGCATCGGCCTGGTGGTGCCGACGCACGACCTGTGGCCGGCGCACCTGAACACCGCGTGGACCGTGCCGCCGGGCGGTGGCCCGGGTACCGGTGCGGGCGGCGGCAGCGGGTCCGGGGCCGGGCCCGGTGATCCGGGGACGTCCGGTGCGGTGCCGCATCCGCGGCTGCCCCGGGCCCGCGGGCCGGTGGTGATGGCGGGCGCGCTCGCCGTCACCGTGGCGATCCTCGTCCTCCCCGACGGCAAGGACGGCAAGGACCCGCGGCCTGCCGAGCCCGCCCCCTCGGCGCCGGTGGCCGTCGTCAGCGCCGTCGAGACACCGGTCGAGCCCTCGCCGTCCCCCACGCCCACCCCGACGCCCAGTCCGACGCCGACGCCCACCCCGACCCCCTCGGCCAGCCCGAGCCCGAGCCCCAGCCCGACCCAGCGCAGTGTCGAGCAGCAGTTCATCGACCTGGTCAACGCCAAGCGGTCGCAGAGCGGCTGCCCCGCGCTGCGGGTCGAACCCCGGGTGCACGCGGCCGCACAGAGGCACTCCGAGGACATGGCGGCCCGCGGCTACTTCGACCACACCGGGCCCGACGGCGACCAGCCGGACGACCGGCTGAGCGCCGCCGGGTACCAGTGGAGCCGCTGGGGCGAGAACCTCGACCGCGGCAAGAAGTCCGCCGGCGACCTGGTGAACGACTGGATGGACGGGGCGATCCACCAGGCCAACCTGCTCGACTGCCGCTTCACCGCCGCCGGGCTCGGCACGGCGTCCGGGGCCTCCGGCCCGATGTGGACCCTCGACCTCGGGACGCCTCGCTGACCGGATCGGCGCGGCGCGACCGGTGAGCCCCCGGGGCTCACAAAATGCTCAGCCGTAAGCTGCGGGCATGACCGAACCCGGGTACCGGACCCGCCTCGAACGCATCCTCGGTGTCCCGTTGGCGGCGGACGCCCTTCGGCAGTGGCCGCAGAGCGGGGAGCTGATCCGGGGCCGGGAGCGCATCGCGGAGGTGGAGTCCCACTTCGTCGGGCTGCGGCTGGGCCTCGGACGGCGGCAGGTGCTCGGCGACACCGTGGTCGCCGAGTGGAGCACCGACTACGGCGACGGCCGGGTGTACCGGAACGTGTCGATCGCCGAGCTGTCCGACGGTCTGGCCGTCCGGATCACGGACTACTGGGGCGAGCCGTTCACGCCGCCCGCGTGGCGGCATCCGCTGGCGGAGCGGCTGGACATGCCGCCGGACGGTGTCTGGCCGGCCGCCGGCTCCCTCACGCAGGACTGATATCGCACACACCCGCCGGCGGCGCCTGGCAGGGTGGGCCGGACGCCCCGTTCCCGGCCCGAAGGACACCGATGCCCGCACCCGCCGACCGCTCCACCCGCCTGAGCGCCTACGCGACGGCCTCGACCGGGCTCGCCCTGCTGAGCGACCACCGGCTGTCCCGGCTGCTGGACGACTCGGCCACGGCCGGCTCCGGCCTCGGCGGCACCACCGCGGTGCTGGAGGTCGAAGGGGTGAAGGTCTTCGCCAAGAAGGTCGCGCTCACCGACCGGGAGCGGCGGCCGGAGCACGTGATGTCCACCGCCAACCTCTTCGGCCTGCCCGGCTACTACCAGTACGGCGTGGGCTCGGCGGGCTTCGGCGCCTGGCGCGAGCTGGCCGTGCACACCATGACCACCGGCTGGGTGCTCGCCGACCGCTACCAGGGCTTTCCGCTGCTCTACCACTGGCGGGTGCTGCCCGACTCCCCCGCCGCGGCCGACCCGTACGGCATGTTCGGCGGCCTGGACGAGGCGGTGGCGTACTGGGACGGCTCACCGGCGGTGCGCGATCGGCTGGAGGCGATCCGCGACTCCACGGCGAGCATCGTCCTCTTCCTCGAACACCTTCCGCAGACCCTGGGCACCTGGCTGGCGGAGCAGGAGCCGGCCGCCCACCTCCGGGTCGACCGGGAGCTCGCCGCGGGAGCCGCCTTCCTGCGGGCCAACGGACTGCTGCACTTCGACGCGCACTTCCTCAACCTGCTCACCGACGGCCACCGGATCTACTTCTCCGACTTCGGCCTGGCCCTCAGCTCACGCTTCGAACTCTCTCCGGCCGAACGGGAGTTCTTCGCCTCGCACCGGCACTACGACCGCGCCCACATGGCGACCCACCTGCTCCTGCACCACCTGCCGCTCGGCAGCGGCGCCGCCCCGGACCGCCACCGGTTCCTGCGCGGCTGGACCGAGGGCACCCGGCCGGGCGGTGTCCCGGCGCCCTCCGCGAAACTGCTGGGCAGCCACGCCCCGACCGCCGTCGTGCTGGGCGGCTTCCACCGGAGCCTGCGCGACGGGAGCAAGCGGACGCCGTACCCGGCGGCCGAGCTCGCCCGGGCGGGCCTGGTCACCCGGGAAGGGGCGGCCGAGACCGATGCCCGCCCGGTTCGCCACCCGTACGGGTGACATCGCTCCAGGCGCGGCGGCGCGGCGACCGATGAAGCAGGTGGCCGCCCCTTCGAACAGGAGAACTCCGCATGCGTCCTGCCGCGCGCCGCACGTCCGCCGCCCTGCTGCTGCTCGCCACGCTGGCGGCCGTCCCCGCGACCGCGGCGGCCCGACCGGGCCCGGACCGGAAGGCCCCCCTCGCCGGGGCGGAGCAGCCGGCCGTGGGCCGCTACCTCGTCACGCTCAAGCGGGGCAGCGACGTGGCCGCGGTGGTCGGGGAACTCGGTGTGACGCCGCTGTGCACGTACGAGAGCGTCTTCCCCGGTTTCGCCGCCGACCTGGACCCGGAACAGCTGGCGCGGGTGCGGCGGCATCCGGCGACGGAGGCCGTCGAGGCGGACGGCTCGGTCTCGGCCTTCGGGGGCTGACCGGACCGAGGCGGGGACACGCTGGGTGACCGGCCGGTCCGCTATCCGGTCTGGACACGAAACGGGGGCCGGTCCACACTGAGGCTCTGGACGACGGCCGCCGGCCCCACGTCGGCACCGACCGCCACCCACGGTCCCCACCCGTCGCCGGCCGCCGCTGCCCCGTGTGGACACCGCTCCGACAGCGACGGACCCAGCGCCATCCGCGGCGGCTCCGCCCCGACCGGGCACCGTACGCAACGTGACCTCTTCCCCGCCGCCGGCGGGCCCGCGAGGAGGTCCGGGCCGCGCCCCCCGGCAGAAACCGCAGGTGCTCTCCCCCGCGCACCGGACCGGCGAGCCGGAACTCCGCCCTCCCGCTCTCGCGCGCCCCACGCCCGCCGACGGAAACGGTCCTGGACGGAGCCTGCGGAGGCCCGCACCGTAGCGGTCCCCGCTCCACGAGGAGCCCATCCATGAGGATCGCCCACCCCTATCCGACCGGCACGAGGTCCGCCTCCTACCTGCGTTGCTATCCCGCCGACACCTGGCGGATGCGCGCGCACCGGGAGATGCTGAGCCGGCACGCCGTCCGGATCGGACTTCCCGAGCCGGTCGTCTTCATCGACAACGGGTGCCGGTCGTTCGACCCACTGCCGAGGCTGGAGGAGCTGGTGCAGCACGCGGCTGCAGGTCATTTCGGGGTCGTGCTCGTCCCCGGCTCATGGGTGTTCAGCCTGAACGACGAGGAGGCGCACCGGGTTCGCAGCCGGCTGGCCGCGCACGGCTGCCACGTCCTCGAACCGCCGCACGTCCGGTCCCGGGCCGGAAACCGGCCCGGCTGACCGTTTCGACCGCCGCCCGGGCGGGCACGCGCCAGACGCGGGCCGACGCCCGATCCGCGGCGGCGGACCCGTGGGCGTCCCGGCTTACCGGCCGGGGCGGCGCCCTCTTCCAGCGGACGAGGAGAACCGGACCCTTGGTCGAACCAGCTCGGCCGTCCGTCCGTCCCGGCCCGACGCAGCCACTGCGCTTCGGGGTCGAGGAGGAGTTCGTCCTGGTGGACGCGGTGACCGGGGTCTGCGTACCGCGCGCGGAACGCGTCCTGGCCGACGCGGCACTCACGCTCGGTGACCGGGCGCAGGCCGAGTTCTGCGCCACCCAGGTCGAGGGCTGCACCCCGCCGGTGGAGACCGCCGAACGGCTGCGCGAGGAGCTGGCCGTGATGCGGCGCGCGCTCGCCGCGGCGGCCGGCCGGGCCGGCTGCCTGCTGGTCGCCTCGGGCACGCCGGTCCTGCCCAGCCCGCACCCGCTGCCCGTCTCGGACGGCGTCCGCTACCACCGGATCTCCCGGCACATGGGGCCGGTGGCGGACCAGCCCGGCGGCGAGATGTGCGGCTGCCACGTCCACGTCGGCGACCTCAGCCGCCGCGAGGCGCTCGCGGTGGGCAACCGCCTGCGGCCCTGGCTGCCGGTGCTGCACGCCGTCACCACCAACTCGCCGTTCTGCGAGGGCCGCGACCGCGGCGTCGCGAGCTCCCGGACCCTCTGCTACGGCCGGTGGCCGACCGTCGGGCCGGCCCCGGTGCTGGACGAGGGCGGCTACGAGCGGACCGTCGAGGCCCTGCTCTCGTCCGGCGTGCTGCTGGACCGGCGGATGATCTACTGGTACTCCCGGCCGTCCGAGCACCTGCCGACGCTGGAGGTGCGGGTCGCGGACGTCAACGCCGACCTGGACGTCACGGTGCTGCTAGCCGTGCTCGTCCGCGGGCTCGTCGCGGTGTCGCTGCGCGAGGAACGCGCGGGAGCACCGCTGCCATCCGTACCGGGGGAGCTGCTGTGCGCGGCGCACCGGCGGGCGGCACGGGTGGGGCTCTCCGGGGACGGCATCGACGCGTTCACGGGGCGGTCACGGCCCGCGGCGCAGCTGCTGGCCGACCTGTTGGAGCACGCCGCGCCCGGGCTGGCCGCCCTGGGCGACCTGGGCC
Proteins encoded:
- a CDS encoding YhjD/YihY/BrkB family envelope integrity protein, producing MVAHTPTGVPPARPRARLRLRVLLAVVWQSGREVELMRRAMGFAALGFVTLVPLLIVVAAASPVHGTGFADWVVDGLGLSGRSAEAVRQLFSSPRRVLGTATALSLAACAVFGVSFMSCLQTGYERIWGLEAAAWHSVWRQAVGLAGLIGFLLAAAWSAVPLERTGAQPSLRLAVTVGGGVVFFWWIQWLLLGGRVPWRSLLPGALATVCALVGLRVFSRLVFSPLIVSSALSYGAIGTVLVVQSWLIGVGFSVFAGSLAGHALWVARLGRRWRGGRPQ
- a CDS encoding sigma-70 family RNA polymerase sigma factor, whose product is MYVDTEVGTAVVVAAQAGDEDARDRLLAACLPLLYNVVGRAMNGHSEVDDVVQETMVRVVSGLRGLRDPESFRSWMVAVAMNEVRRRWTARQNTVAAPLDTLEGTREVADPGSDFVGLTILRLGLSGQRKEVAEATRWLDDGDRDLLSLWWLETAGELTREELAAALDLSRQHAAVRVQRMKEQLELGRVVVRALSADPRCPELTSLVAPWDGSPGALWRKRIARHTRGCAICSGHQRDLMPAEGLLAGIGLVVPTHDLWPAHLNTAWTVPPGGGPGTGAGGGSGSGAGPGDPGTSGAVPHPRLPRARGPVVMAGALAVTVAILVLPDGKDGKDPRPAEPAPSAPVAVVSAVETPVEPSPSPTPTPTPSPTPTPTPTPSASPSPSPSPTQRSVEQQFIDLVNAKRSQSGCPALRVEPRVHAAAQRHSEDMAARGYFDHTGPDGDQPDDRLSAAGYQWSRWGENLDRGKKSAGDLVNDWMDGAIHQANLLDCRFTAAGLGTASGASGPMWTLDLGTPR
- a CDS encoding protein kinase family protein — its product is MPAPADRSTRLSAYATASTGLALLSDHRLSRLLDDSATAGSGLGGTTAVLEVEGVKVFAKKVALTDRERRPEHVMSTANLFGLPGYYQYGVGSAGFGAWRELAVHTMTTGWVLADRYQGFPLLYHWRVLPDSPAAADPYGMFGGLDEAVAYWDGSPAVRDRLEAIRDSTASIVLFLEHLPQTLGTWLAEQEPAAHLRVDRELAAGAAFLRANGLLHFDAHFLNLLTDGHRIYFSDFGLALSSRFELSPAEREFFASHRHYDRAHMATHLLLHHLPLGSGAAPDRHRFLRGWTEGTRPGGVPAPSAKLLGSHAPTAVVLGGFHRSLRDGSKRTPYPAAELARAGLVTREGAAETDARPVRHPYG
- a CDS encoding protease inhibitor I9 family protein, whose protein sequence is MRPAARRTSAALLLLATLAAVPATAAARPGPDRKAPLAGAEQPAVGRYLVTLKRGSDVAAVVGELGVTPLCTYESVFPGFAADLDPEQLARVRRHPATEAVEADGSVSAFGG
- a CDS encoding glutamate--cysteine ligase, which gives rise to MVEPARPSVRPGPTQPLRFGVEEEFVLVDAVTGVCVPRAERVLADAALTLGDRAQAEFCATQVEGCTPPVETAERLREELAVMRRALAAAAGRAGCLLVASGTPVLPSPHPLPVSDGVRYHRISRHMGPVADQPGGEMCGCHVHVGDLSRREALAVGNRLRPWLPVLHAVTTNSPFCEGRDRGVASSRTLCYGRWPTVGPAPVLDEGGYERTVEALLSSGVLLDRRMIYWYSRPSEHLPTLEVRVADVNADLDVTVLLAVLVRGLVAVSLREERAGAPLPSVPGELLCAAHRRAARVGLSGDGIDAFTGRSRPAAQLLADLLEHAAPGLAALGDLGLARRLAARTVAAGTGADRQRAAFACRGSLADVVAELAAVTVGQSASPGRSATRGPATGGRRGGRAGGTATAPGRA